One window of the Bubalus bubalis isolate 160015118507 breed Murrah chromosome 8, NDDB_SH_1, whole genome shotgun sequence genome contains the following:
- the REPIN1 gene encoding replication initiator 1 isoform X1 gives MGLAVVNPNLLLSPRRGGERGRRRLSGLMDARRASVLPAGEFSLTSGGYPSVGRSRRSSRRSIPGNSPRRSWAKPHFQLHSLQGSSYLLTSLTELLRSSDVTRANRNKEREALGKAYKALKGEVTACFAEEEPMLERRCRGPVAMDPAQPRLLSGPSQESPQTLEKEPQGLRSRGTAAAQSGGQALVRAHRCAHCRRHFPGWVALWLHARRCQARLPRPCPECGRRFRHAPFLALHCQVHAAATPDLGFACHLCGQSFRGWVALVLHLRAHSAAKRPIACPACERRFWRRKQLRAHSRRCHPPAPEARPFICGNCGRSFAQWDQLVTHKRVHVAEALEEAAAKALGPRPRGRPAVTAPRPGGDAVDRPFQCACCGKRFRHKPNLIAHRRVHTGERPHQCPECGKRFTNKPYLTSHRRIHTGEKPYPCTECGRRFRHKPNLLSHSKIHKRSEGSAQGGPQPPASAPERTPEPPPEPAPEPTEVPAGPGPPSAAAEAPPSLHTCADCGRGFRLERFLRAHQRQHGGERPFACAECGKHFGKKTHLVAHSRVHSGERPFACEECGRRFSQGSHLAAHRRDHAPERPFVCPDCGKAFRHKPYLAAHRRIHTGEKPYVCPECGKAFSQKSNLVSHRRIHTGERPYACPDCDRSFSQKSNLITHRKSHIRDGAFCCAICGQTFDDEGKLLAHQKKHDV, from the exons ATGGGCCTGGCGGTGGTGAACCCGAACCTGCTGCTGTCGCCGCGGCGGGGTGGCGAGCGCGGCCGGCGCCGGCTCTCGGGCCTCATGGACGCGCGACGCGCCTCCGTGCTCCCCGCCGGAGAG TTTTCGCTGACATCCGGGGGCTACCCGAGTGTGGGCCGAAGCAGGCGCTCCAGCCGCAGAAGTATCCCCGGGAACAGCCCCAGGAGGAGCTGGGCCAAGCCTCATTTCCAGCTCCACAGCCTCCAGG GGAGTTCGTATCTCTTGACCAGCCTCACTGAGTTGCTGCGAAGCTCAGATGTGACAAGAGCAAATAGAAACAAGGAGAGGGAAGCACTTGGGAAAGCATATAAAGCGCTGAAGGGGGAGGTGACTGCGTGTTTTG CAGAGGAAGAACCGATGCTGGAACGTCGCTGCAGGGGCCCCGTGGCCATGGACCCGGCCCAGCCCCGACTCCTTTCCGGGCCCTCCCAGGAGTCGCCccagaccctggagaaggagccCCAGGGGCTGAGGTCGCGAGGCACCGCCGCGGCCCAGTCCGGAGGCCAGGCCCTAGTTCGGGCCCATCGCTGTGCCCACTGTCGGAGGCACTTCCCTGGCTGGGTGGCCCTCTGGCTTCATGCCCGGCGCTGCCAGGCCCGCCTGCCCCGGCCCTGTCCCGAGTGCGGCCGCCGCTTCCGCCACGCCCCTTTCTTGGCACTGCACTGCCAGGTCCATGCCGCCGCCACCCCAGACCTGGGCTTTGCCTGCCACCTCTGCGGGCAGAGCTTCCGAGGCTGGGTGGCCCTGGTTCTGCACCTGCGGGCCCACTCGGCGGCGAAGCGGCCCATCGCCTGTCCTGCCTGCGAGAGACGCTTCTGGCGGAGAAAGCAGCTGCGGGCCCATTCGCGGCGCTGCCACCCCCCGGCCCCTGAGGCCCGGCCCTTCATCTGCGGCAACTGTGGCCGCAGCTTCGCCCAGTGGGACCAGCTGGTGACACACAAGCGGGTCCACGTGGCCGAGGCGCTGGAGGAGGCAGCGGCCAAGGCCCTGGGGCCGCGGCCCCGGGGGCGCCCGGCGGTGACCGCGCCCCGGCCGGGCGGGGACGCCGTCGACCGCCCGTTCCAGTGTGCCTGCTGTGGTAAGCGCTTCCGCCACAAGCCCAACCTGATCGCTCACCGCCGCGTGCACACGGGCGAGCGCCCGCACCAGTGCCCCGAGTGCGGGAAGCGCTTCACCAATAAGCCCTACCTGACCTCGCACCGGCGCATCCACACGGGCGAGAAGCCGTACCCGTGCACCGAGTGTGGCCGCCGCTTCCGCCACAAGCCCAACCTGCTGTCGCACAGCAAGATCCACAAGCGCTCCGAGGGGTCCGCGCAGGGCGGGCCCCAGCCGCCCGCCAGCGCCCCGGAGCGCACCCCGGAGCCCCCTCCGGAGCCGGCCCCCGAGCCCACCGAGGTCCCGGCGGGGCCCGGGCCGCCAAGCGCAGCGGCAGAGGCCCCGCCCTCCCTCCACACCTGCGCCGACTGTGGGCGGGGCTTCCGGCTGGAGCGCTTCCTGCGCGCGCACCAGCGGCAGCACGGCGGCGAGCGCCCCTTCGCGTGCGCCGAGTGCGGCAAGCATTTCGGCAAGAAGACGCACCTGGTGGCGCACTCCCGGGTGCACTCGGGCGAGCGGCCTTTCGCGTGCGAGGAGTGCGGGCGCCGCTTCTCCCAGGGGAGCCACCTGGCCGCCCACCGGCGCGACCATGCGCCCGAGAGGCCCTTCGTGTGCCCGGACTGCGGAAAGGCCTTCCGCCACAAGCCCTACCTGGCCGCGCACCGGCGCATCCACACCGGCGAGAAGCCGTACGTCTGCCCCGAATGCGGCAAGGCGTTCAGCCAGAAGTCCAACCTGGTGTCCCACCGGCGCATCCACACGGGCGAGCGACCCTACGCCTGCCCGGACTGCGACCGCAGCTTTAGCCAGAAGTCCAACCTCATCACCCACCGCAAGAGCCACATCCGGGACGGCGCCTTCTGCTGCGCCATCTGTGGCCAGACCTTTGACGACGAGGGGAAGCTCCTGGCCCACCAGAAGAAGCACGACGTCTGA
- the REPIN1 gene encoding replication initiator 1 isoform X2 has translation MGLAVVNPNLLLSPRRGGERGRRRLSGLMDARRASVLPAGEFSLTSGGYPSVGRSRRSSRRSIPGNSPRRSWAKPHFQLHSLQGSSYLLTSLTELLRSSDVTRANRNKEREALGKAYKALKGEVTACFEEEPMLERRCRGPVAMDPAQPRLLSGPSQESPQTLEKEPQGLRSRGTAAAQSGGQALVRAHRCAHCRRHFPGWVALWLHARRCQARLPRPCPECGRRFRHAPFLALHCQVHAAATPDLGFACHLCGQSFRGWVALVLHLRAHSAAKRPIACPACERRFWRRKQLRAHSRRCHPPAPEARPFICGNCGRSFAQWDQLVTHKRVHVAEALEEAAAKALGPRPRGRPAVTAPRPGGDAVDRPFQCACCGKRFRHKPNLIAHRRVHTGERPHQCPECGKRFTNKPYLTSHRRIHTGEKPYPCTECGRRFRHKPNLLSHSKIHKRSEGSAQGGPQPPASAPERTPEPPPEPAPEPTEVPAGPGPPSAAAEAPPSLHTCADCGRGFRLERFLRAHQRQHGGERPFACAECGKHFGKKTHLVAHSRVHSGERPFACEECGRRFSQGSHLAAHRRDHAPERPFVCPDCGKAFRHKPYLAAHRRIHTGEKPYVCPECGKAFSQKSNLVSHRRIHTGERPYACPDCDRSFSQKSNLITHRKSHIRDGAFCCAICGQTFDDEGKLLAHQKKHDV, from the exons ATGGGCCTGGCGGTGGTGAACCCGAACCTGCTGCTGTCGCCGCGGCGGGGTGGCGAGCGCGGCCGGCGCCGGCTCTCGGGCCTCATGGACGCGCGACGCGCCTCCGTGCTCCCCGCCGGAGAG TTTTCGCTGACATCCGGGGGCTACCCGAGTGTGGGCCGAAGCAGGCGCTCCAGCCGCAGAAGTATCCCCGGGAACAGCCCCAGGAGGAGCTGGGCCAAGCCTCATTTCCAGCTCCACAGCCTCCAGG GGAGTTCGTATCTCTTGACCAGCCTCACTGAGTTGCTGCGAAGCTCAGATGTGACAAGAGCAAATAGAAACAAGGAGAGGGAAGCACTTGGGAAAGCATATAAAGCGCTGAAGGGGGAGGTGACTGCGTGTTTTG AGGAAGAACCGATGCTGGAACGTCGCTGCAGGGGCCCCGTGGCCATGGACCCGGCCCAGCCCCGACTCCTTTCCGGGCCCTCCCAGGAGTCGCCccagaccctggagaaggagccCCAGGGGCTGAGGTCGCGAGGCACCGCCGCGGCCCAGTCCGGAGGCCAGGCCCTAGTTCGGGCCCATCGCTGTGCCCACTGTCGGAGGCACTTCCCTGGCTGGGTGGCCCTCTGGCTTCATGCCCGGCGCTGCCAGGCCCGCCTGCCCCGGCCCTGTCCCGAGTGCGGCCGCCGCTTCCGCCACGCCCCTTTCTTGGCACTGCACTGCCAGGTCCATGCCGCCGCCACCCCAGACCTGGGCTTTGCCTGCCACCTCTGCGGGCAGAGCTTCCGAGGCTGGGTGGCCCTGGTTCTGCACCTGCGGGCCCACTCGGCGGCGAAGCGGCCCATCGCCTGTCCTGCCTGCGAGAGACGCTTCTGGCGGAGAAAGCAGCTGCGGGCCCATTCGCGGCGCTGCCACCCCCCGGCCCCTGAGGCCCGGCCCTTCATCTGCGGCAACTGTGGCCGCAGCTTCGCCCAGTGGGACCAGCTGGTGACACACAAGCGGGTCCACGTGGCCGAGGCGCTGGAGGAGGCAGCGGCCAAGGCCCTGGGGCCGCGGCCCCGGGGGCGCCCGGCGGTGACCGCGCCCCGGCCGGGCGGGGACGCCGTCGACCGCCCGTTCCAGTGTGCCTGCTGTGGTAAGCGCTTCCGCCACAAGCCCAACCTGATCGCTCACCGCCGCGTGCACACGGGCGAGCGCCCGCACCAGTGCCCCGAGTGCGGGAAGCGCTTCACCAATAAGCCCTACCTGACCTCGCACCGGCGCATCCACACGGGCGAGAAGCCGTACCCGTGCACCGAGTGTGGCCGCCGCTTCCGCCACAAGCCCAACCTGCTGTCGCACAGCAAGATCCACAAGCGCTCCGAGGGGTCCGCGCAGGGCGGGCCCCAGCCGCCCGCCAGCGCCCCGGAGCGCACCCCGGAGCCCCCTCCGGAGCCGGCCCCCGAGCCCACCGAGGTCCCGGCGGGGCCCGGGCCGCCAAGCGCAGCGGCAGAGGCCCCGCCCTCCCTCCACACCTGCGCCGACTGTGGGCGGGGCTTCCGGCTGGAGCGCTTCCTGCGCGCGCACCAGCGGCAGCACGGCGGCGAGCGCCCCTTCGCGTGCGCCGAGTGCGGCAAGCATTTCGGCAAGAAGACGCACCTGGTGGCGCACTCCCGGGTGCACTCGGGCGAGCGGCCTTTCGCGTGCGAGGAGTGCGGGCGCCGCTTCTCCCAGGGGAGCCACCTGGCCGCCCACCGGCGCGACCATGCGCCCGAGAGGCCCTTCGTGTGCCCGGACTGCGGAAAGGCCTTCCGCCACAAGCCCTACCTGGCCGCGCACCGGCGCATCCACACCGGCGAGAAGCCGTACGTCTGCCCCGAATGCGGCAAGGCGTTCAGCCAGAAGTCCAACCTGGTGTCCCACCGGCGCATCCACACGGGCGAGCGACCCTACGCCTGCCCGGACTGCGACCGCAGCTTTAGCCAGAAGTCCAACCTCATCACCCACCGCAAGAGCCACATCCGGGACGGCGCCTTCTGCTGCGCCATCTGTGGCCAGACCTTTGACGACGAGGGGAAGCTCCTGGCCCACCAGAAGAAGCACGACGTCTGA
- the REPIN1 gene encoding replication initiator 1 isoform X4: MGLAVVNPNLLLSPRRGGERGRRRLSGLMDARRASVLPAGEFSLTSGGYPSVGRSRRSSRRSIPGNSPRRSWAKPHFQLHSLQAEEEPMLERRCRGPVAMDPAQPRLLSGPSQESPQTLEKEPQGLRSRGTAAAQSGGQALVRAHRCAHCRRHFPGWVALWLHARRCQARLPRPCPECGRRFRHAPFLALHCQVHAAATPDLGFACHLCGQSFRGWVALVLHLRAHSAAKRPIACPACERRFWRRKQLRAHSRRCHPPAPEARPFICGNCGRSFAQWDQLVTHKRVHVAEALEEAAAKALGPRPRGRPAVTAPRPGGDAVDRPFQCACCGKRFRHKPNLIAHRRVHTGERPHQCPECGKRFTNKPYLTSHRRIHTGEKPYPCTECGRRFRHKPNLLSHSKIHKRSEGSAQGGPQPPASAPERTPEPPPEPAPEPTEVPAGPGPPSAAAEAPPSLHTCADCGRGFRLERFLRAHQRQHGGERPFACAECGKHFGKKTHLVAHSRVHSGERPFACEECGRRFSQGSHLAAHRRDHAPERPFVCPDCGKAFRHKPYLAAHRRIHTGEKPYVCPECGKAFSQKSNLVSHRRIHTGERPYACPDCDRSFSQKSNLITHRKSHIRDGAFCCAICGQTFDDEGKLLAHQKKHDV, encoded by the exons ATGGGCCTGGCGGTGGTGAACCCGAACCTGCTGCTGTCGCCGCGGCGGGGTGGCGAGCGCGGCCGGCGCCGGCTCTCGGGCCTCATGGACGCGCGACGCGCCTCCGTGCTCCCCGCCGGAGAG TTTTCGCTGACATCCGGGGGCTACCCGAGTGTGGGCCGAAGCAGGCGCTCCAGCCGCAGAAGTATCCCCGGGAACAGCCCCAGGAGGAGCTGGGCCAAGCCTCATTTCCAGCTCCACAGCCTCCAGG CAGAGGAAGAACCGATGCTGGAACGTCGCTGCAGGGGCCCCGTGGCCATGGACCCGGCCCAGCCCCGACTCCTTTCCGGGCCCTCCCAGGAGTCGCCccagaccctggagaaggagccCCAGGGGCTGAGGTCGCGAGGCACCGCCGCGGCCCAGTCCGGAGGCCAGGCCCTAGTTCGGGCCCATCGCTGTGCCCACTGTCGGAGGCACTTCCCTGGCTGGGTGGCCCTCTGGCTTCATGCCCGGCGCTGCCAGGCCCGCCTGCCCCGGCCCTGTCCCGAGTGCGGCCGCCGCTTCCGCCACGCCCCTTTCTTGGCACTGCACTGCCAGGTCCATGCCGCCGCCACCCCAGACCTGGGCTTTGCCTGCCACCTCTGCGGGCAGAGCTTCCGAGGCTGGGTGGCCCTGGTTCTGCACCTGCGGGCCCACTCGGCGGCGAAGCGGCCCATCGCCTGTCCTGCCTGCGAGAGACGCTTCTGGCGGAGAAAGCAGCTGCGGGCCCATTCGCGGCGCTGCCACCCCCCGGCCCCTGAGGCCCGGCCCTTCATCTGCGGCAACTGTGGCCGCAGCTTCGCCCAGTGGGACCAGCTGGTGACACACAAGCGGGTCCACGTGGCCGAGGCGCTGGAGGAGGCAGCGGCCAAGGCCCTGGGGCCGCGGCCCCGGGGGCGCCCGGCGGTGACCGCGCCCCGGCCGGGCGGGGACGCCGTCGACCGCCCGTTCCAGTGTGCCTGCTGTGGTAAGCGCTTCCGCCACAAGCCCAACCTGATCGCTCACCGCCGCGTGCACACGGGCGAGCGCCCGCACCAGTGCCCCGAGTGCGGGAAGCGCTTCACCAATAAGCCCTACCTGACCTCGCACCGGCGCATCCACACGGGCGAGAAGCCGTACCCGTGCACCGAGTGTGGCCGCCGCTTCCGCCACAAGCCCAACCTGCTGTCGCACAGCAAGATCCACAAGCGCTCCGAGGGGTCCGCGCAGGGCGGGCCCCAGCCGCCCGCCAGCGCCCCGGAGCGCACCCCGGAGCCCCCTCCGGAGCCGGCCCCCGAGCCCACCGAGGTCCCGGCGGGGCCCGGGCCGCCAAGCGCAGCGGCAGAGGCCCCGCCCTCCCTCCACACCTGCGCCGACTGTGGGCGGGGCTTCCGGCTGGAGCGCTTCCTGCGCGCGCACCAGCGGCAGCACGGCGGCGAGCGCCCCTTCGCGTGCGCCGAGTGCGGCAAGCATTTCGGCAAGAAGACGCACCTGGTGGCGCACTCCCGGGTGCACTCGGGCGAGCGGCCTTTCGCGTGCGAGGAGTGCGGGCGCCGCTTCTCCCAGGGGAGCCACCTGGCCGCCCACCGGCGCGACCATGCGCCCGAGAGGCCCTTCGTGTGCCCGGACTGCGGAAAGGCCTTCCGCCACAAGCCCTACCTGGCCGCGCACCGGCGCATCCACACCGGCGAGAAGCCGTACGTCTGCCCCGAATGCGGCAAGGCGTTCAGCCAGAAGTCCAACCTGGTGTCCCACCGGCGCATCCACACGGGCGAGCGACCCTACGCCTGCCCGGACTGCGACCGCAGCTTTAGCCAGAAGTCCAACCTCATCACCCACCGCAAGAGCCACATCCGGGACGGCGCCTTCTGCTGCGCCATCTGTGGCCAGACCTTTGACGACGAGGGGAAGCTCCTGGCCCACCAGAAGAAGCACGACGTCTGA
- the REPIN1 gene encoding replication initiator 1 isoform X5 — MGLAVVNPNLLLSPRRGGERGRRRLSGLMDARRASVLPAGEFSLTSGGYPSVGRSRRSSRRSIPGNSPRRSWAKPHFQLHSLQEEEPMLERRCRGPVAMDPAQPRLLSGPSQESPQTLEKEPQGLRSRGTAAAQSGGQALVRAHRCAHCRRHFPGWVALWLHARRCQARLPRPCPECGRRFRHAPFLALHCQVHAAATPDLGFACHLCGQSFRGWVALVLHLRAHSAAKRPIACPACERRFWRRKQLRAHSRRCHPPAPEARPFICGNCGRSFAQWDQLVTHKRVHVAEALEEAAAKALGPRPRGRPAVTAPRPGGDAVDRPFQCACCGKRFRHKPNLIAHRRVHTGERPHQCPECGKRFTNKPYLTSHRRIHTGEKPYPCTECGRRFRHKPNLLSHSKIHKRSEGSAQGGPQPPASAPERTPEPPPEPAPEPTEVPAGPGPPSAAAEAPPSLHTCADCGRGFRLERFLRAHQRQHGGERPFACAECGKHFGKKTHLVAHSRVHSGERPFACEECGRRFSQGSHLAAHRRDHAPERPFVCPDCGKAFRHKPYLAAHRRIHTGEKPYVCPECGKAFSQKSNLVSHRRIHTGERPYACPDCDRSFSQKSNLITHRKSHIRDGAFCCAICGQTFDDEGKLLAHQKKHDV, encoded by the exons ATGGGCCTGGCGGTGGTGAACCCGAACCTGCTGCTGTCGCCGCGGCGGGGTGGCGAGCGCGGCCGGCGCCGGCTCTCGGGCCTCATGGACGCGCGACGCGCCTCCGTGCTCCCCGCCGGAGAG TTTTCGCTGACATCCGGGGGCTACCCGAGTGTGGGCCGAAGCAGGCGCTCCAGCCGCAGAAGTATCCCCGGGAACAGCCCCAGGAGGAGCTGGGCCAAGCCTCATTTCCAGCTCCACAGCCTCCAGG AGGAAGAACCGATGCTGGAACGTCGCTGCAGGGGCCCCGTGGCCATGGACCCGGCCCAGCCCCGACTCCTTTCCGGGCCCTCCCAGGAGTCGCCccagaccctggagaaggagccCCAGGGGCTGAGGTCGCGAGGCACCGCCGCGGCCCAGTCCGGAGGCCAGGCCCTAGTTCGGGCCCATCGCTGTGCCCACTGTCGGAGGCACTTCCCTGGCTGGGTGGCCCTCTGGCTTCATGCCCGGCGCTGCCAGGCCCGCCTGCCCCGGCCCTGTCCCGAGTGCGGCCGCCGCTTCCGCCACGCCCCTTTCTTGGCACTGCACTGCCAGGTCCATGCCGCCGCCACCCCAGACCTGGGCTTTGCCTGCCACCTCTGCGGGCAGAGCTTCCGAGGCTGGGTGGCCCTGGTTCTGCACCTGCGGGCCCACTCGGCGGCGAAGCGGCCCATCGCCTGTCCTGCCTGCGAGAGACGCTTCTGGCGGAGAAAGCAGCTGCGGGCCCATTCGCGGCGCTGCCACCCCCCGGCCCCTGAGGCCCGGCCCTTCATCTGCGGCAACTGTGGCCGCAGCTTCGCCCAGTGGGACCAGCTGGTGACACACAAGCGGGTCCACGTGGCCGAGGCGCTGGAGGAGGCAGCGGCCAAGGCCCTGGGGCCGCGGCCCCGGGGGCGCCCGGCGGTGACCGCGCCCCGGCCGGGCGGGGACGCCGTCGACCGCCCGTTCCAGTGTGCCTGCTGTGGTAAGCGCTTCCGCCACAAGCCCAACCTGATCGCTCACCGCCGCGTGCACACGGGCGAGCGCCCGCACCAGTGCCCCGAGTGCGGGAAGCGCTTCACCAATAAGCCCTACCTGACCTCGCACCGGCGCATCCACACGGGCGAGAAGCCGTACCCGTGCACCGAGTGTGGCCGCCGCTTCCGCCACAAGCCCAACCTGCTGTCGCACAGCAAGATCCACAAGCGCTCCGAGGGGTCCGCGCAGGGCGGGCCCCAGCCGCCCGCCAGCGCCCCGGAGCGCACCCCGGAGCCCCCTCCGGAGCCGGCCCCCGAGCCCACCGAGGTCCCGGCGGGGCCCGGGCCGCCAAGCGCAGCGGCAGAGGCCCCGCCCTCCCTCCACACCTGCGCCGACTGTGGGCGGGGCTTCCGGCTGGAGCGCTTCCTGCGCGCGCACCAGCGGCAGCACGGCGGCGAGCGCCCCTTCGCGTGCGCCGAGTGCGGCAAGCATTTCGGCAAGAAGACGCACCTGGTGGCGCACTCCCGGGTGCACTCGGGCGAGCGGCCTTTCGCGTGCGAGGAGTGCGGGCGCCGCTTCTCCCAGGGGAGCCACCTGGCCGCCCACCGGCGCGACCATGCGCCCGAGAGGCCCTTCGTGTGCCCGGACTGCGGAAAGGCCTTCCGCCACAAGCCCTACCTGGCCGCGCACCGGCGCATCCACACCGGCGAGAAGCCGTACGTCTGCCCCGAATGCGGCAAGGCGTTCAGCCAGAAGTCCAACCTGGTGTCCCACCGGCGCATCCACACGGGCGAGCGACCCTACGCCTGCCCGGACTGCGACCGCAGCTTTAGCCAGAAGTCCAACCTCATCACCCACCGCAAGAGCCACATCCGGGACGGCGCCTTCTGCTGCGCCATCTGTGGCCAGACCTTTGACGACGAGGGGAAGCTCCTGGCCCACCAGAAGAAGCACGACGTCTGA
- the REPIN1 gene encoding replication initiator 1 isoform X6, whose amino-acid sequence MGVGVSLLLQFSLTSGGYPSVGRSRRSSRRSIPGNSPRRSWAKPHFQLHSLQAEEEPMLERRCRGPVAMDPAQPRLLSGPSQESPQTLEKEPQGLRSRGTAAAQSGGQALVRAHRCAHCRRHFPGWVALWLHARRCQARLPRPCPECGRRFRHAPFLALHCQVHAAATPDLGFACHLCGQSFRGWVALVLHLRAHSAAKRPIACPACERRFWRRKQLRAHSRRCHPPAPEARPFICGNCGRSFAQWDQLVTHKRVHVAEALEEAAAKALGPRPRGRPAVTAPRPGGDAVDRPFQCACCGKRFRHKPNLIAHRRVHTGERPHQCPECGKRFTNKPYLTSHRRIHTGEKPYPCTECGRRFRHKPNLLSHSKIHKRSEGSAQGGPQPPASAPERTPEPPPEPAPEPTEVPAGPGPPSAAAEAPPSLHTCADCGRGFRLERFLRAHQRQHGGERPFACAECGKHFGKKTHLVAHSRVHSGERPFACEECGRRFSQGSHLAAHRRDHAPERPFVCPDCGKAFRHKPYLAAHRRIHTGEKPYVCPECGKAFSQKSNLVSHRRIHTGERPYACPDCDRSFSQKSNLITHRKSHIRDGAFCCAICGQTFDDEGKLLAHQKKHDV is encoded by the exons ATGGGGGTAGGGGTGTCTTTACTGCTGCAGTTTTCGCTGACATCCGGGGGCTACCCGAGTGTGGGCCGAAGCAGGCGCTCCAGCCGCAGAAGTATCCCCGGGAACAGCCCCAGGAGGAGCTGGGCCAAGCCTCATTTCCAGCTCCACAGCCTCCAGG CAGAGGAAGAACCGATGCTGGAACGTCGCTGCAGGGGCCCCGTGGCCATGGACCCGGCCCAGCCCCGACTCCTTTCCGGGCCCTCCCAGGAGTCGCCccagaccctggagaaggagccCCAGGGGCTGAGGTCGCGAGGCACCGCCGCGGCCCAGTCCGGAGGCCAGGCCCTAGTTCGGGCCCATCGCTGTGCCCACTGTCGGAGGCACTTCCCTGGCTGGGTGGCCCTCTGGCTTCATGCCCGGCGCTGCCAGGCCCGCCTGCCCCGGCCCTGTCCCGAGTGCGGCCGCCGCTTCCGCCACGCCCCTTTCTTGGCACTGCACTGCCAGGTCCATGCCGCCGCCACCCCAGACCTGGGCTTTGCCTGCCACCTCTGCGGGCAGAGCTTCCGAGGCTGGGTGGCCCTGGTTCTGCACCTGCGGGCCCACTCGGCGGCGAAGCGGCCCATCGCCTGTCCTGCCTGCGAGAGACGCTTCTGGCGGAGAAAGCAGCTGCGGGCCCATTCGCGGCGCTGCCACCCCCCGGCCCCTGAGGCCCGGCCCTTCATCTGCGGCAACTGTGGCCGCAGCTTCGCCCAGTGGGACCAGCTGGTGACACACAAGCGGGTCCACGTGGCCGAGGCGCTGGAGGAGGCAGCGGCCAAGGCCCTGGGGCCGCGGCCCCGGGGGCGCCCGGCGGTGACCGCGCCCCGGCCGGGCGGGGACGCCGTCGACCGCCCGTTCCAGTGTGCCTGCTGTGGTAAGCGCTTCCGCCACAAGCCCAACCTGATCGCTCACCGCCGCGTGCACACGGGCGAGCGCCCGCACCAGTGCCCCGAGTGCGGGAAGCGCTTCACCAATAAGCCCTACCTGACCTCGCACCGGCGCATCCACACGGGCGAGAAGCCGTACCCGTGCACCGAGTGTGGCCGCCGCTTCCGCCACAAGCCCAACCTGCTGTCGCACAGCAAGATCCACAAGCGCTCCGAGGGGTCCGCGCAGGGCGGGCCCCAGCCGCCCGCCAGCGCCCCGGAGCGCACCCCGGAGCCCCCTCCGGAGCCGGCCCCCGAGCCCACCGAGGTCCCGGCGGGGCCCGGGCCGCCAAGCGCAGCGGCAGAGGCCCCGCCCTCCCTCCACACCTGCGCCGACTGTGGGCGGGGCTTCCGGCTGGAGCGCTTCCTGCGCGCGCACCAGCGGCAGCACGGCGGCGAGCGCCCCTTCGCGTGCGCCGAGTGCGGCAAGCATTTCGGCAAGAAGACGCACCTGGTGGCGCACTCCCGGGTGCACTCGGGCGAGCGGCCTTTCGCGTGCGAGGAGTGCGGGCGCCGCTTCTCCCAGGGGAGCCACCTGGCCGCCCACCGGCGCGACCATGCGCCCGAGAGGCCCTTCGTGTGCCCGGACTGCGGAAAGGCCTTCCGCCACAAGCCCTACCTGGCCGCGCACCGGCGCATCCACACCGGCGAGAAGCCGTACGTCTGCCCCGAATGCGGCAAGGCGTTCAGCCAGAAGTCCAACCTGGTGTCCCACCGGCGCATCCACACGGGCGAGCGACCCTACGCCTGCCCGGACTGCGACCGCAGCTTTAGCCAGAAGTCCAACCTCATCACCCACCGCAAGAGCCACATCCGGGACGGCGCCTTCTGCTGCGCCATCTGTGGCCAGACCTTTGACGACGAGGGGAAGCTCCTGGCCCACCAGAAGAAGCACGACGTCTGA